Proteins from a single region of Paraglaciecola sp. T6c:
- the hppD gene encoding 4-hydroxyphenylpyruvate dioxygenase: MTDLFENPMGLDGFEFVEFTAPEKGILEPAFLAMGFTLVAKHKSKSVELWRQGDINLITNYEKNSHAYHYAKEHGPSACGLAFRVKNAQFAYSEAIRKGAQAVDIPTAPMELRLPAIKGIGGATLYLIDRYAQGQTIYDIDFNWLEGVDRNPEGCGFHTLDHLTHNVYRGRMDHWARYYQDLFNFREIRYFDIKGEYTGLLSKAMTAPDGKIRIPLNEEAAGGGGQIEEFLMQYNGEGIQHIAFSCDDLYSCWDRLKKSGVKFMTAPPETYYEMLAERLPGHGEPVDELQSRGILLDGTTQNGDPRLLLQIFSETTLGPVFFEFIQRKQDDGFGEGNFKALFESIERDQLERGVLANS, encoded by the coding sequence ATGACAGATCTGTTTGAAAATCCGATGGGACTTGATGGTTTCGAGTTCGTTGAATTTACCGCACCGGAAAAAGGCATATTAGAGCCTGCGTTTTTAGCTATGGGGTTCACCTTAGTCGCTAAGCATAAGTCTAAAAGTGTCGAACTTTGGAGACAAGGTGACATTAACTTGATCACCAATTATGAAAAGAACAGTCATGCATATCACTATGCAAAAGAACACGGGCCTTCAGCTTGCGGGCTAGCGTTTCGCGTTAAAAACGCTCAATTTGCTTATTCTGAAGCGATTAGAAAAGGGGCTCAAGCGGTAGACATTCCCACTGCACCAATGGAGCTACGTTTACCAGCAATAAAAGGTATTGGCGGCGCCACCCTTTATTTAATTGACCGTTATGCGCAAGGTCAGACGATCTATGACATCGATTTTAACTGGCTTGAGGGCGTAGACCGAAACCCAGAAGGGTGCGGTTTCCACACTCTTGACCACCTTACCCACAATGTTTATCGCGGCAGAATGGATCATTGGGCCCGATACTATCAAGACCTATTTAATTTTCGTGAAATCCGCTATTTCGACATCAAAGGCGAATACACAGGTTTATTATCAAAAGCGATGACCGCACCAGATGGAAAAATTCGTATTCCATTAAATGAGGAAGCTGCCGGAGGCGGAGGTCAAATTGAAGAGTTTTTGATGCAATACAATGGCGAAGGCATACAGCACATCGCATTTTCGTGTGACGATTTATATAGCTGCTGGGATCGGTTAAAAAAATCAGGGGTTAAATTCATGACCGCCCCCCCAGAAACCTACTACGAAATGCTAGCTGAACGCTTACCTGGTCATGGTGAGCCTGTTGATGAATTGCAATCAAGAGGTATTCTGTTAGATGGCACAACTCAAAACGGCGATCCTAGGCTCTTATTGCAGATATTCTCAGAAACTACCCTTGGCCCAGTCTTTTTCGAATTCATTCAACGTAAACAAGATGACGGGTTTGGTGAAGGTAATTTCAAAGCATTATTTGAATCCATAGAGCGCGATCAACTCGAACGCGGCGTGTTGGCAAACAGCTAA
- a CDS encoding DUF1348 family protein, producing MSTRPPLPPFNEQSAMEKVRLAEDGWNSRNPAKVSLAYTVDTKWRNRSTFVNNREEAAAFLKAKWDKELEYRLIKELWAYTENRIAVRYAYEWHDDSGNWFRSYGNENWEFDENGLMQNRFACINDLPIKESERKFHWPQGRRPDDHPSLSELGL from the coding sequence ATGAGTACACGCCCACCGTTACCCCCGTTCAATGAGCAAAGCGCCATGGAAAAAGTTCGTTTAGCTGAAGATGGCTGGAACAGCCGAAACCCTGCAAAGGTATCACTGGCGTATACAGTCGATACCAAATGGCGCAATCGCAGCACCTTTGTGAACAACCGCGAAGAAGCTGCCGCTTTTTTAAAAGCAAAATGGGATAAAGAACTAGAATATCGCCTCATTAAAGAATTGTGGGCCTACACAGAAAACCGTATTGCTGTGCGTTATGCCTACGAGTGGCACGACGACAGTGGCAACTGGTTCCGATCGTATGGTAATGAGAACTGGGAGTTTGACGAAAATGGCTTAATGCAAAATCGTTTCGCTTGCATCAACGACTTACCCATCAAAGAATCAGAGCGTAAATTCCACTGGCCGCAAGGTCGCCGCCCTGATGATCACCCAAGCTTATCTGAACTTGGGCTATAA
- a CDS encoding pyridoxamine 5'-phosphate oxidase family protein produces MKLTHTHTPFHNGERQLQASVGALEQMDDIGRRAIRAYMPEQHRQFFQQLPFMILGSTTNEGQLWASILPGKPGFVQSPFPTKLTVNTPILTGDPLASAVKQGARLGLLGLEMPTRRRNRVNATVTGVSNHQLELDVEQSFGNCPQYIQTREIQFVRSPDAPIQAPVIEEFTELSASLTAFIGQADTFFVASSAGQNPQHTVSNGEPTRSTMGVDVSHRGGMPGFIKVQGNTLTIPDYAGNNFFNTLGNFVINPKAGLLFVDFTTGDVFMLTGEVTLLASDSPLIEGFQGALRGWQFTLIRGITLKAALPFRAAFESYSANAKATGTWAQAEAIIKAQAQRNQWRPFIVTKIEDESSTIRSFYLCPSDNVPVLPSSPGQHLTLRIKQPNTDKWLVRNYTVSSAPTGNYYRISVKRECHGQVSSALHANVRVGSEIYIKAPSGHFFIDNKQRRSAVLIGAGVGITPMLSMANDALGEGLRSRYVRPMAVIQAAKDRHQRGFYQELSDIANRSAGRIQYYSVLSDIDAGKPPKPVPSIDYTTQGRINHTLLLGVLNTMGTANSNDATSLFDKDFYLCGPQGFMQSIYDVLIELGVQDKDIHAEAFGPSSLVRQTVDLRARAEQEAESALIIFAQSGIEQSWNRGDKSLLEVAESSGLTPEYSCRNGQCGSCAAKLLSGSVTYRNNPSAHVDESEILLCCAVPAKDSQTIALAL; encoded by the coding sequence ATGAAACTTACCCACACTCATACCCCATTTCACAACGGTGAGCGTCAGTTACAAGCCAGTGTAGGTGCTCTTGAGCAGATGGACGACATTGGCCGTCGCGCAATCCGTGCATACATGCCAGAGCAGCATAGGCAGTTTTTCCAGCAACTGCCGTTTATGATCCTAGGCAGTACGACAAATGAAGGGCAGCTTTGGGCGTCTATTTTGCCTGGAAAGCCAGGCTTCGTGCAGTCCCCCTTCCCTACAAAACTTACGGTAAATACGCCTATTCTAACAGGAGACCCACTAGCATCCGCCGTCAAGCAAGGGGCTCGCTTGGGTCTACTTGGGTTGGAAATGCCTACGCGGCGACGCAACCGGGTAAATGCCACCGTTACTGGGGTTTCAAATCATCAGCTTGAATTAGACGTTGAGCAATCTTTTGGCAATTGCCCGCAATATATTCAAACCCGAGAAATTCAATTTGTCCGCTCACCAGATGCCCCTATTCAGGCACCTGTTATTGAGGAATTTACTGAACTGAGTGCCTCATTAACAGCTTTTATTGGTCAAGCAGATACGTTTTTTGTCGCCAGTTCGGCAGGGCAAAATCCTCAACACACAGTGAGCAATGGAGAACCTACGCGCAGTACTATGGGGGTTGATGTCTCGCACCGTGGTGGCATGCCTGGCTTTATAAAAGTACAAGGTAATACCTTGACGATCCCAGATTATGCAGGGAATAACTTTTTCAACACCTTAGGCAACTTTGTTATCAACCCCAAAGCAGGCTTACTCTTCGTCGATTTCACGACAGGCGATGTTTTTATGTTGACCGGTGAAGTCACACTGCTTGCTAGTGACTCCCCTTTGATCGAAGGCTTTCAAGGGGCACTACGCGGCTGGCAATTTACGTTAATCCGCGGCATAACCTTAAAAGCGGCCTTACCGTTTCGGGCAGCCTTTGAAAGCTACTCTGCTAACGCAAAAGCAACTGGCACTTGGGCACAAGCAGAAGCGATAATAAAAGCACAAGCACAACGTAACCAGTGGCGCCCATTTATCGTCACTAAAATAGAAGACGAAAGCAGTACAATTCGCTCATTCTACTTATGCCCAAGTGACAATGTACCTGTATTGCCCTCTTCCCCAGGCCAACATCTCACCTTGCGTATAAAACAGCCCAACACTGACAAGTGGCTCGTGCGCAATTACACCGTATCCAGCGCCCCGACAGGCAATTATTATCGCATTTCGGTCAAGCGTGAATGCCATGGCCAGGTATCAAGCGCGCTACATGCCAACGTACGCGTGGGCAGTGAAATATACATAAAAGCGCCGAGCGGACACTTTTTTATCGACAACAAACAACGGCGCTCTGCTGTTTTGATAGGGGCTGGCGTCGGTATAACCCCTATGTTATCTATGGCAAATGATGCCCTTGGTGAAGGGTTACGCAGTCGTTATGTTCGCCCGATGGCCGTAATTCAAGCGGCTAAAGATAGACACCAGCGGGGGTTCTACCAAGAGCTCTCTGATATTGCTAATCGCAGTGCTGGGCGTATTCAGTATTACTCTGTGTTAAGTGATATTGACGCTGGCAAGCCGCCTAAACCAGTGCCATCTATAGACTACACAACTCAAGGGCGGATAAACCACACCTTATTACTCGGCGTACTCAATACAATGGGCACTGCGAATAGCAACGATGCAACATCACTATTCGACAAAGACTTTTATCTTTGTGGCCCCCAAGGCTTTATGCAAAGCATATACGACGTATTAATTGAACTTGGCGTACAAGATAAAGACATTCATGCTGAAGCGTTCGGACCATCATCTTTAGTGCGCCAAACAGTAGATCTCCGTGCTCGCGCGGAGCAAGAAGCTGAATCGGCTTTAATAATATTTGCCCAATCTGGTATTGAACAAAGCTGGAACAGGGGTGACAAGTCCCTACTTGAAGTTGCCGAAAGTAGCGGGCTAACGCCAGAATACAGTTGTCGCAATGGCCAATGCGGATCATGTGCAGCAAAGCTACTAAGTGGTAGCGTAACGTATCGCAATAACCCTAGTGCCCACGTCGACGAGTCAGAAATATTACTTTGTTGTGCTGTCCCCGCTAAAGATAGCCAAACCATCGCGCTGGCCTTGTAA
- a CDS encoding glutathione S-transferase family protein — MDNPIKIYSFPLSGHAQRVELFANIAGIAHEVINVDLAGGEHKQAAFLTLNPAGQVPVVQDGEAVISDSNAILVYLARKYAPDYIPTDAVLEAQVQQFLSLAAGEIAFGPCNARLITVFNAPLDADFAIATANKVLGKLEAHLEGREFLVGDSPSIADIAIYTYTAHAPEGNVSLANFPNVRRFLANVEALNGFKPMTTTKAGLVA; from the coding sequence ATGGACAATCCCATTAAAATTTATTCATTCCCGTTATCAGGCCACGCCCAACGCGTAGAGCTTTTCGCAAATATCGCCGGCATTGCCCACGAAGTGATCAATGTGGACTTAGCCGGTGGCGAGCACAAACAAGCCGCCTTTTTGACACTCAACCCAGCAGGTCAAGTTCCTGTGGTGCAAGATGGCGAAGCCGTTATTAGCGATTCAAATGCGATCTTGGTTTATTTGGCACGCAAGTACGCGCCTGACTACATACCTACCGATGCGGTGCTCGAAGCGCAAGTACAACAGTTTTTGTCATTAGCCGCAGGTGAAATAGCGTTTGGCCCATGTAATGCCCGCTTAATTACCGTGTTTAATGCCCCCCTTGATGCTGATTTTGCTATCGCCACGGCAAACAAAGTACTAGGGAAGCTAGAAGCGCATTTAGAGGGCAGAGAATTTTTGGTCGGTGATAGCCCGAGCATCGCTGACATCGCTATTTACACTTACACAGCGCATGCGCCAGAGGGCAATGTGTCCTTGGCCAATTTCCCAAATGTTCGTCGCTTTTTAGCAAATGTAGAAGCGCTAAATGGGTTTAAACCCATGACAACCACAAAGGCAGGTCTTGTTGCCTAA
- a CDS encoding LysR family transcriptional regulator, translating into MDTLEGMRTFIAVARQKSFTSGAKQLGISTKLASKYIGQLEKKHDALLFHRTTRSVTLTETGRAYFERCVPLLEQFDELEDVIQHRQSALSGTIRLTAPTAFGSTKLVDALAPFLKQHPDISVELSLSDQRVAIIDEGVDVAIRFGDLQDSTLIAKKLMNMRVVVFASPEYLAQKGAPSHPNALATHHCLLQKSQVDPLNWKFKENGLTFNVNVHGVFASNSPRAVTQMAAQGLGIGMGPIYVTEPYVKEGSLQILFEEFEANQLTLSAVYASNRHLPARIRALLDHLASMFSQQQCF; encoded by the coding sequence ATGGACACACTAGAAGGTATGCGTACTTTTATTGCAGTGGCACGGCAAAAATCGTTTACAAGTGGCGCAAAACAGCTGGGTATTAGCACAAAATTGGCAAGCAAATATATTGGCCAGTTGGAAAAAAAACACGATGCCTTGTTGTTTCATCGTACTACTCGTAGTGTCACATTGACTGAGACCGGGCGGGCTTATTTCGAGCGATGTGTGCCCCTGTTGGAGCAATTTGATGAATTAGAAGATGTGATCCAACATCGTCAATCTGCACTTTCAGGTACTATAAGACTAACGGCACCCACCGCGTTTGGTAGCACTAAGTTGGTGGACGCCCTAGCGCCATTTTTAAAACAACACCCTGATATCAGCGTAGAGCTTAGTTTGTCAGATCAGCGGGTGGCCATTATCGATGAAGGGGTAGACGTGGCAATTCGCTTTGGCGATCTACAGGACTCGACTCTTATTGCCAAAAAGTTGATGAATATGCGCGTTGTGGTATTTGCTTCCCCCGAGTATTTAGCGCAAAAAGGTGCACCAAGTCATCCGAATGCCTTAGCCACTCATCACTGCTTATTGCAAAAGTCACAAGTGGATCCGCTAAATTGGAAATTCAAAGAAAATGGCCTGACGTTTAATGTGAATGTGCATGGGGTGTTTGCGTCAAACTCTCCTCGGGCTGTTACGCAGATGGCGGCGCAGGGGCTGGGCATAGGCATGGGGCCAATTTATGTCACTGAACCTTACGTAAAAGAGGGGAGCTTGCAGATATTGTTTGAGGAATTCGAAGCGAACCAACTGACGTTGAGTGCGGTGTATGCATCAAACCGGCATCTGCCGGCACGCATTAGAGCATTGCTTGATCATTTAGCGAGCATGTTTAGCCAACAGCAGTGCTTTTGA